The following proteins are encoded in a genomic region of Cryptococcus neoformans var. neoformans JEC21 chromosome 2 sequence:
- a CDS encoding expressed protein — MSASETTTPAAVAAPSTATAETPASSIPPKPVTPAENFTEPPARALDAIAEPTILDKAKDIAKPYLDKAEPYVQKVQGATKPYADKAATKFEQLVDKIEGNDPSTSAVPTSAGTLDESIDNAKARTVGTTERAATVAEETGEKAKGFFEQGLSAVQSTFNQITNTIEQRTTTDSHPGILTQMSNVVHKGLDKVEGFLNEATDATVPPTSTSATANAATGTDNSTSTTQPVQTTTNTVPHIPLGP; from the exons ATGTCTGCTTCCGAAACCACTAcccctgctgctgttgcagCTCCGTCAACAGCGACGGCTGAGACTCCAGCTTCATCTATCCCTCCAAAGCCTGTCACTCCAGCGGAGAATTTCACAGAGCCACCTGCAAGGGCTCTTGACGCCATCGCAGAACCGACCATTCTGGACAAGGCAAAAGATATAGCCAAGCCT TACCTTGACAAGGCTGAGCCATACGTACAAAAAGTACAAGGTGCAACCAAGCCTTACGCTGATAAGGCGGCTACTAAATTTGAGCAACTTGTTGACAAGATCGAA GGGAATGACCCTTCCACGAGCGCTGTACCCACATCGGCAGGAACCCTCGACGAGTCTATTGACAACGCGAAGGCCAGAACTGTTGGGACGACAGAGCGTGCTGCTACTGTGGCTGAGGAAACTGGCGAAAAGGCGAAGGGTTTCTTCGAACAAGGATTAAGCGCTGTGCAG AGTACCTTTAATCAAATCACCAATACCATTGAACAGAGGACAACCACTGACAGCCATCCCGGTATCCTTACTCAAATGAGTAACGTCGTGCACAAGGGCCTTGATAAAGTTGAAGGATTTTTGAATGAG GCTACTGACGCGACCGTGCCTCCAACGAGCACTTCTGCCACTGCCAACGCAGCTACAGGCACAGACAACAGTACAAGCACCACTCAACCGGTCCAGACCACTACCAACACTGTACCGCACATCCCTCTTGGTCCATAG